The Microbacterium horticulturae genome has a window encoding:
- a CDS encoding SDR family oxidoreductase: MSRRAVVTGASSGIGRATVEALRATGWDVVAVARRAERLAEVEEQTGAAAFAADLTKQQDVDALAGWLGETGPVDALIHVAGGARGADKVEDGKPDDWQWMFDANVMSAQRVTAALLPQLRRAAASSGHADTVFVTSTAAQGAYPGGAGYNAAKAGESMLAHALRLELNGEPIRVIEIAPGMVHTDEFTLNRLGGDETAAEKVYAGVDAPLVASDVADVIAYAVNAPGHVNLDLITMRPVAQSAQHLLARGPLRVRE; this comes from the coding sequence ATGAGCAGACGAGCAGTTGTCACCGGCGCCAGCTCCGGAATCGGGCGCGCCACTGTCGAGGCCCTCCGGGCCACCGGGTGGGATGTCGTGGCGGTCGCCCGCCGCGCCGAGCGCCTGGCCGAGGTCGAGGAGCAGACCGGCGCCGCCGCCTTCGCCGCCGACCTCACGAAGCAGCAGGACGTCGACGCCCTCGCGGGGTGGCTGGGCGAGACGGGTCCGGTGGACGCGCTCATCCACGTCGCCGGGGGAGCGCGCGGCGCCGACAAGGTGGAGGACGGCAAGCCCGACGACTGGCAGTGGATGTTCGACGCGAACGTCATGTCGGCTCAGCGCGTCACGGCAGCGCTCCTTCCGCAGCTGCGGCGCGCCGCGGCATCCTCCGGTCACGCCGACACGGTGTTCGTGACCTCGACGGCCGCGCAGGGCGCCTACCCCGGCGGCGCGGGCTACAACGCCGCGAAGGCCGGCGAGTCGATGCTCGCGCACGCGCTGCGCCTCGAGTTGAACGGCGAGCCCATCCGCGTGATCGAGATCGCGCCCGGCATGGTGCACACCGACGAGTTCACCCTCAACCGCCTTGGCGGCGACGAGACGGCCGCCGAGAAGGTGTACGCGGGGGTGGATGCTCCGCTCGTCGCGAGCGACGTCGCCGACGTGATCGCGTACGCCGTGAACGCGCCCGGTCACGTCAATCTCGACCTCATCACGATGCGCCCCGTCGCACAGTCGGCGCAGCACCTGCTCGCGCGCGGACCGCTGCGGGTTCGCGAGTGA
- a CDS encoding peptidase S51, translated as MSIHLVGGGWQDEPDGLAYRAFVAEATERAGAAGRDVPRVAIIAVRDGDGDQHAAKLIDAVSAGGAIDAAVTAGGLGDAIPASAFEDVDGIVVGGGLTPVYRDRLEPHFDLIRALVGSDIPYLGFSAGSAITASRAIVGGWRIGGVEIAPEAVSEDLDELTVQPGIGLVDVSVDVHSAQWGALSRMVAAVEAKAVDAVVGIDENTVLIAGRGPLRVAGTGSVWTVTRTDEAAGEPGVIVRTLGA; from the coding sequence GTGAGCATCCACCTCGTCGGCGGCGGGTGGCAGGACGAACCGGACGGGCTCGCCTATCGCGCGTTCGTCGCCGAGGCGACCGAACGCGCCGGCGCCGCCGGAAGGGACGTGCCCCGCGTCGCGATCATCGCGGTGCGGGACGGCGACGGTGACCAGCACGCTGCGAAGCTGATCGATGCCGTCAGCGCGGGCGGCGCGATCGACGCGGCGGTGACCGCCGGCGGACTGGGCGACGCGATCCCGGCTTCGGCGTTCGAGGATGTCGACGGCATCGTCGTGGGCGGCGGCTTGACTCCCGTCTACCGTGACCGGCTCGAGCCGCACTTCGACCTCATCCGCGCGCTCGTGGGCTCCGACATCCCCTATCTCGGATTCTCCGCCGGGTCTGCGATCACCGCCAGCCGTGCGATCGTCGGTGGCTGGCGCATCGGGGGAGTCGAGATCGCGCCCGAGGCGGTGTCGGAAGACCTCGATGAGCTCACTGTGCAACCGGGCATCGGCCTGGTCGATGTGTCGGTCGACGTGCACTCCGCTCAGTGGGGTGCGCTCTCTCGCATGGTCGCCGCGGTCGAGGCGAAGGCGGTGGACGCCGTGGTCGGCATCGACGAGAACACCGTGCTGATCGCCGGGCGCGGGCCCCTGCGGGTTGCGGGCACCGGCAGCGTCTGGACCGTGACACGCACCGACGAGGCAGCGGGCGAACCGGGCGTGATCGTGCGCACGCTCGGTGCCTGA
- a CDS encoding thiamine-binding protein gives MLIAFSVAPSGTGREDGSVHDAVAAAVRVVRESGLPHRTTSMFTEIEGPDWDTVMDVVKRATEAVLPFGSRVSLVLKADIRPGYSGEIDAKVERLEHALDEDA, from the coding sequence ATGCTCATCGCCTTCTCCGTCGCCCCGTCCGGTACCGGTCGCGAAGACGGCTCGGTGCACGACGCCGTGGCTGCCGCGGTCCGCGTCGTCCGCGAGTCGGGTCTGCCGCACCGCACCACCTCCATGTTCACCGAGATCGAGGGCCCCGACTGGGACACCGTGATGGACGTCGTCAAGCGGGCCACCGAGGCCGTCCTGCCGTTCGGCTCGCGGGTCTCGCTCGTGCTCAAGGCTGACATCCGGCCGGGGTACTCCGGCGAGATCGACGCGAAGGTCGAGCGGCTCGAGCACGCGCTGGACGAGGACGCGTGA
- a CDS encoding phosphoribosyltransferase, translating into MSDEREVLTWDGFGAATRSLSREIVASGFAPEVVVAIARGGLLPAGAIAYGLGAKNCGAINVEFYTGIGTVLDDPELLPPELDMTYLDGRRVLLVDDVADSGRTLDLAVRLLTEQGAQVRSAVIYTKPTTILEPDYSFARTDRWIDFPWSARGSVIEEDSGQEARP; encoded by the coding sequence ATGAGCGATGAGCGGGAAGTTCTGACGTGGGACGGCTTCGGTGCGGCAACACGGTCCCTCTCGCGCGAGATCGTGGCGTCTGGCTTCGCGCCCGAGGTCGTCGTCGCGATCGCACGCGGAGGGCTGCTGCCCGCCGGAGCTATCGCCTACGGACTCGGAGCCAAGAACTGCGGTGCCATCAACGTGGAGTTCTACACCGGCATCGGCACCGTGCTGGACGATCCCGAGCTGCTGCCGCCGGAACTCGACATGACCTACCTCGACGGGCGGCGGGTGCTGCTGGTCGACGACGTCGCCGACAGCGGGCGCACGCTCGACCTCGCCGTGCGACTGCTCACCGAGCAGGGTGCGCAGGTGCGCTCGGCCGTCATCTACACGAAACCCACGACAATCCTCGAACCCGACTATTCGTTCGCCCGGACCGACCGGTGGATCGACTTCCCGTGGTCGGCGCGCGGGTCGGTCATCGAGGAAGACAGCGGTCAGGAGGCGCGGCCCTGA
- a CDS encoding bifunctional o-acetylhomoserine/o-acetylserine sulfhydrylase produces MSASENWRFETAQIHAGAQPDPVTGARATPIYQTTSYVFRDTEHAQNLFSLAETGNIYTRIQNPTQDVVEQRLAALEGGTGALLTASGMSAVTLALLNIAGAGDHVVASSALYGGTYNLLRYTLDKLGIHTTFVEDQDDPEAWRAAVQPNTKAFLAETIGNPKINVLDIRTVADIAHAAGVPLIVDNTIATPYLIRPFEHGADIVVHAATKFLGGHGTVIAGAIIDGGTFAWSQHADRFPGLTEPDPSYHGVSYTGVLGDGIAYIIKARVQLLRDLGPAISPNSAWQLIQGIETLSLRIERHVQNTQEIAEWLEARDDVASVSYAGLPSSPWYANANTYAPKGAGAVLSFELTGGVDAGRAFVDNLKLFSHLANIGDVRSLVIHPASTTHSQLSPEEQLSSGVTPGLVRLSVGLENVEDLKEDLEQALAAAHEVREAARV; encoded by the coding sequence ATGTCCGCTTCCGAGAACTGGCGCTTCGAGACCGCGCAGATCCACGCCGGTGCCCAGCCCGACCCGGTGACCGGCGCGCGCGCCACGCCCATCTACCAGACCACGTCGTATGTGTTCCGCGACACCGAGCATGCGCAGAACCTGTTCTCGCTCGCTGAGACGGGCAACATCTACACCCGCATCCAGAACCCGACGCAGGACGTCGTCGAGCAGCGCCTCGCCGCCCTCGAGGGGGGCACCGGTGCCCTTCTGACCGCGTCGGGCATGTCTGCGGTCACCCTCGCGCTCCTGAACATCGCGGGCGCCGGCGACCACGTCGTGGCCTCGTCGGCACTGTATGGGGGCACCTACAACCTCCTGCGCTACACGCTCGACAAGCTCGGCATCCACACCACGTTCGTCGAGGACCAGGACGACCCCGAAGCCTGGCGCGCGGCCGTGCAGCCGAACACCAAGGCGTTTTTGGCCGAGACCATCGGCAACCCGAAGATCAACGTGCTCGACATCCGCACGGTCGCCGACATCGCACATGCCGCCGGCGTGCCGCTCATCGTCGACAACACGATCGCCACCCCGTACCTCATCCGTCCGTTCGAGCACGGCGCCGACATCGTCGTGCACGCCGCGACGAAGTTCCTCGGCGGGCACGGAACGGTCATCGCGGGGGCCATCATCGACGGCGGCACGTTCGCGTGGTCGCAGCACGCCGACCGCTTCCCCGGTCTCACCGAGCCCGACCCGTCGTACCACGGCGTCAGCTACACCGGTGTGCTCGGCGACGGGATCGCGTACATCATCAAGGCGCGCGTGCAGTTGCTGCGCGACCTCGGCCCCGCCATCTCGCCGAACAGCGCCTGGCAGCTCATCCAGGGCATCGAGACCCTGTCGCTGCGCATCGAGCGCCACGTGCAGAATACGCAGGAGATCGCCGAATGGCTGGAGGCCCGTGACGACGTCGCGTCCGTCAGCTACGCCGGGCTGCCGAGCTCGCCGTGGTACGCGAACGCCAACACCTACGCGCCCAAGGGCGCCGGCGCCGTGCTGTCGTTCGAGCTGACCGGCGGCGTCGACGCCGGCCGTGCATTCGTCGACAACCTGAAGCTCTTCAGCCACCTCGCGAACATCGGCGACGTCCGCTCGCTGGTCATCCACCCGGCATCCACCACCCACTCGCAGCTGAGCCCGGAAGAGCAGCTGTCCAGCGGTGTCACGCCGGGCCTGGTGCGCCTGTCGGTCGGCCTCGAGAACGTCGAGGACCTCAAGGAAGACCTTGAGCAGGCGCTCGCCGCCGCGCACGAAGTGCGCGAGGCCGCCCGCGTCTGA
- a CDS encoding NUDIX domain-containing protein: MSDDHLPLAGTAVLLRDGVAGLEVLMIERPDRGSFAGAWVFPGGGLEESDRMPGAELVDDARRAAARETAEEVGLAIDPDELVTLSRWTPPTAPPAGAPKRVRTWFYVGAASDAELTPSAAEVVTAAWVQPGAVLARHGRGEIRLYPPTWVTLHGLTAHGDVASALQAARDAAPGMFATVIRERVFVWEPDVACDKSVELAASGPRHRLHAEALPWRYEVSS; this comes from the coding sequence GTGAGCGACGACCACCTGCCGCTGGCCGGCACCGCGGTCCTGCTGCGTGACGGCGTCGCCGGCCTCGAGGTGCTCATGATCGAGCGCCCCGACCGTGGCTCGTTCGCCGGAGCCTGGGTGTTCCCCGGCGGCGGCCTGGAAGAGAGCGATCGGATGCCGGGAGCCGAGCTCGTCGACGACGCGCGCCGTGCCGCGGCCCGCGAGACGGCCGAGGAGGTCGGACTGGCCATCGACCCCGACGAGCTCGTGACGCTCAGCCGCTGGACACCGCCGACGGCGCCACCGGCCGGCGCACCCAAGCGCGTCCGCACCTGGTTCTACGTCGGTGCGGCCTCCGACGCCGAGCTCACCCCGTCGGCGGCCGAGGTCGTCACCGCGGCGTGGGTGCAGCCGGGCGCGGTGCTCGCCCGCCACGGTCGAGGCGAGATCCGCCTGTATCCGCCCACGTGGGTCACGCTGCACGGCCTGACGGCGCACGGCGATGTCGCGTCCGCTCTGCAGGCGGCGCGGGATGCCGCGCCCGGCATGTTCGCGACGGTGATCCGTGAGCGGGTCTTCGTCTGGGAGCCCGACGTCGCCTGTGACAAGAGCGTCGAGCTCGCGGCATCCGGCCCCCGCCACAGGCTGCACGCCGAGGCGCTGCCGTGGCGATACGAGGTGTCGAGCTAG
- the metX gene encoding homoserine O-acetyltransferase MetX, protein MDWQQTSEDTVPSAPVTEADARSLLGRPPATGAWRDGDPPGDRRFVGIGAFRTENGAELPFVRMAYESWGELNDARDNAVLILHALTGDSHVRGPAGPGHPTVGWWEDVVGPGCAVDTDRWFVIAPNMLGGCQGSTGPASIGPTGREWGSRFPYVTVRDQVAAQQRLADALGIERWAGVIGGSMGGMHALEWAISSPERVARLAVLSSPPFNTADQIALNSVQLEAIEIDPHFAGGDYYDEGSGNGPHRGLALARRMALLNYRSPAELNMRFSRSWQSGVSPLGHDGRFAVESYLDFHGNKFTRRFDANSYIRLVEAMDSHDVGRDRGGIEDALARVTATTLVLGIDTDRLFPVDGQHRIARGIPNTLDGNEAVVLTSDFGHDGFLIETDLVGHHLQRLLDA, encoded by the coding sequence ATGGATTGGCAGCAGACCTCGGAGGACACCGTGCCCAGCGCACCGGTGACCGAGGCCGATGCCCGGTCGCTCCTGGGCCGCCCGCCGGCCACCGGCGCGTGGCGCGACGGCGATCCACCGGGCGACCGCCGCTTCGTCGGCATCGGCGCGTTCCGCACCGAGAACGGCGCCGAGCTGCCCTTCGTGCGCATGGCGTACGAGTCGTGGGGCGAGTTGAACGACGCACGCGACAACGCCGTACTCATCCTGCACGCGCTGACCGGAGACAGCCACGTCCGCGGGCCGGCGGGTCCGGGGCATCCCACCGTCGGCTGGTGGGAGGACGTGGTGGGCCCCGGCTGCGCGGTCGACACCGACCGCTGGTTCGTCATCGCCCCGAACATGCTGGGGGGATGCCAGGGCTCCACCGGACCCGCCAGCATCGGCCCCACCGGCAGGGAGTGGGGCTCGCGTTTTCCGTACGTCACGGTCCGCGACCAGGTCGCCGCCCAGCAGCGGCTCGCCGATGCGCTCGGCATAGAGCGCTGGGCCGGCGTGATCGGCGGCTCGATGGGCGGCATGCACGCCTTGGAGTGGGCGATCTCCTCCCCCGAACGCGTGGCGCGCCTGGCTGTGCTCTCGTCGCCGCCGTTCAACACCGCGGACCAGATCGCGCTGAACTCGGTGCAGCTGGAGGCCATCGAGATCGACCCGCACTTCGCCGGCGGCGACTACTACGACGAAGGCTCCGGCAATGGGCCGCACCGGGGCCTTGCGCTTGCCCGCCGTATGGCGCTGCTGAACTACCGCAGCCCCGCCGAGCTGAACATGCGCTTCAGCCGCTCCTGGCAGTCGGGCGTCTCACCGCTGGGGCACGACGGCCGGTTCGCGGTCGAGTCCTACCTCGACTTCCACGGCAACAAGTTCACACGCCGGTTCGATGCGAACAGCTACATCCGACTCGTCGAGGCCATGGACTCGCACGATGTCGGGCGCGACCGCGGCGGCATCGAAGACGCCCTCGCTCGGGTGACGGCGACCACACTGGTGCTGGGCATCGACACCGACCGGCTCTTCCCGGTGGACGGGCAGCATCGCATCGCCCGCGGCATCCCGAACACCCTCGACGGCAACGAGGCGGTCGTGCTCACGAGCGACTTCGGGCACGACGGCTTTCTGATCGAGACCGACCTCGTCGGCCACCACCTGCAGCGGCTGCTCGACGCCTAG